A genomic segment from Brevundimonas mediterranea encodes:
- a CDS encoding DsbA family oxidoreductase yields the protein MTQAVPMKTLKIDFVSDVVCPWCAVGLGGLETALDALKGEGIGADIAFQPFELNPQIAPEGENIVEHIGRKYGASPEQSAANRAMIRERAAEVGFDMRMTDDSRIWNTFDAHRLLHWAHETAPEKQKALKQALFTAHFTENRNLTDAGVLTAAAEAAGLDRAEAGEVLASGRYAQAVRAAEDLWRSRGISSVPAVVVEGKYLISGGQPAQVFEEALRKIASEV from the coding sequence ATGACCCAAGCCGTGCCGATGAAGACCCTGAAGATCGACTTCGTTTCCGACGTGGTCTGCCCCTGGTGCGCGGTCGGGCTGGGCGGGCTGGAGACGGCGCTGGACGCCCTCAAGGGCGAGGGGATCGGCGCCGATATTGCGTTTCAGCCGTTCGAACTGAACCCCCAGATCGCGCCCGAGGGCGAGAACATCGTCGAACACATCGGCCGCAAATACGGCGCCAGCCCGGAGCAGTCGGCCGCCAACCGCGCCATGATCCGCGAGCGGGCCGCCGAGGTCGGCTTCGACATGCGCATGACCGACGACAGCCGCATCTGGAACACCTTCGACGCCCACCGCCTGCTGCATTGGGCCCACGAGACGGCGCCCGAGAAGCAGAAGGCGCTGAAACAGGCCCTGTTCACGGCCCACTTCACCGAGAACCGCAACCTGACCGACGCCGGCGTCCTGACCGCCGCCGCCGAGGCCGCCGGGCTGGACCGGGCCGAGGCGGGCGAGGTCCTGGCCTCGGGCCGCTACGCCCAGGCCGTGCGCGCGGCCGAGGACCTGTGGCGGTCGCGCGGCATCAGCTCGGTCCCCGCCGTGGTGGTCGAGGGCAAATATCTGATCAGCGGCGGCCAGCCGGCCCAGGTGTTCGAAGAGGCGCTGAGGAAGATCGCGTCGGAGGTGTGA
- a CDS encoding response regulator transcription factor, translating to MRVLLVEDDADLSRQLKGALADAGYAVDHAADGEEAWFLGDTEPYDVIVLDLGLPKIDGVSVLERWRREGKATPVLILTARGAWSDKVSGFDAGADDYLTKPFHTEELLARLRALLRRSAGIASATLSCGGLRLDPRAARANVNGEPLRLTSLEYRLLHYMMMHQGRVISRTELVEHLYDQDFDRDSNTIEVFIGRLRKKIGSDRIETVRGLGYRLAPLTGESEAA from the coding sequence ATGCGTGTCCTGCTGGTTGAAGACGACGCCGACCTGTCGCGTCAGCTGAAGGGCGCCCTGGCCGACGCCGGCTATGCGGTGGACCACGCCGCCGACGGCGAAGAGGCCTGGTTCCTGGGCGACACCGAACCCTATGACGTGATCGTGCTGGACCTGGGCCTGCCCAAGATCGACGGGGTCTCGGTGCTGGAGCGCTGGCGGCGCGAGGGCAAGGCGACGCCGGTCCTGATCCTGACGGCGCGCGGCGCCTGGTCGGACAAGGTGTCGGGCTTCGATGCCGGGGCCGACGACTATCTGACCAAACCCTTCCATACCGAAGAACTGCTGGCGCGGTTGCGGGCCCTGCTGCGCCGCTCGGCCGGCATCGCTTCGGCCACCCTGTCGTGCGGCGGCCTGCGTCTGGACCCGCGCGCGGCCCGCGCCAATGTCAACGGCGAGCCCCTGCGCCTGACCTCGCTGGAGTACCGGCTGCTGCACTATATGATGATGCACCAGGGCCGGGTCATCAGCCGCACGGAGCTGGTCGAACATCTGTACGATCAGGACTTCGATCGGGATTCCAACACCATCGAGGTCTTCATCGGCCGGCTGCGCAAGAAGATCGGATCCGACCGGATCGAGACCGTGCGCGGCCTGGGCTATCGCCTGGCGCCCCTGACGGGCGAGTCCGAGGCGGCGTGA
- a CDS encoding DUF1206 domain-containing protein: MFARLRHAAAALGEAVRSRVPAARRAPRLSRLIEGAARVGYGARGFVYLSAGALTLLAATDRIGDAVGAGGAAGWLAEQPFGRVWLVLLGLGLWAFVGWRVLQALFDADHEGTDLKGWATRAGQAASGLFYGLLAAGVFEYLDEAGEATSQAAERAESIAENQEKAAWILDLPFGGLLLIAAGLVVLGVGIGNIVRAFRDDFDAALACPEAVRRPATALARAGYGARGFAYLPLGTFVVLAGLHARSGEVTTTAAALDALEAQPGGSWVLGLTAAGLMAFGAFAFVEARWRRIRPPRDLTLG; this comes from the coding sequence ATGTTCGCCCGTCTTCGTCACGCCGCCGCCGCCCTGGGCGAGGCCGTCCGCAGCCGCGTCCCCGCAGCGCGCCGCGCGCCCCGGCTGTCGCGCCTGATCGAGGGTGCGGCGCGGGTCGGATACGGAGCGCGGGGCTTCGTCTATCTGTCGGCGGGGGCGCTGACCCTGCTGGCGGCGACCGACAGGATCGGCGACGCGGTGGGCGCGGGCGGGGCGGCGGGCTGGCTGGCGGAGCAGCCGTTCGGGCGGGTCTGGCTGGTGCTGCTGGGCCTGGGCCTGTGGGCCTTCGTCGGCTGGCGCGTGCTGCAGGCCCTGTTCGACGCCGACCATGAGGGAACCGACCTCAAGGGCTGGGCCACGCGGGCGGGCCAGGCGGCCAGCGGCCTGTTCTACGGCCTGCTGGCGGCGGGGGTGTTCGAGTATCTGGACGAGGCGGGGGAGGCGACCAGCCAGGCGGCGGAACGGGCCGAGAGCATCGCCGAGAACCAGGAGAAGGCGGCCTGGATCCTGGACCTGCCGTTCGGCGGTCTGCTGCTGATCGCGGCGGGGCTGGTGGTGCTGGGCGTCGGGATCGGCAACATCGTCAGGGCCTTCCGGGACGACTTCGACGCGGCCCTGGCCTGTCCCGAGGCGGTGCGCCGGCCGGCGACGGCCCTGGCGCGGGCGGGCTATGGCGCGCGGGGCTTCGCCTATCTGCCGCTGGGGACCTTCGTGGTCCTGGCGGGGCTGCACGCGCGGTCGGGCGAGGTGACGACGACGGCGGCGGCGCTGGACGCGCTGGAGGCCCAGCCCGGCGGGTCGTGGGTGCTGGGGCTGACGGCGGCGGGGCTGATGGCCTTCGGCGCCTTCGCCTTCGTGGAGGCGCGCTGGCGGCGGATCCGGCCGCCCCGGGACCTGACGCTGGGCTGA
- a CDS encoding sensor histidine kinase: MTEAGAGARRTPPGGWGRWFGRPGRSLTRRLIWLAAGWILLALVATGFVLTNQFQESALRRLGNVLSETTDELVVRTVTASGKVLTPQIMDAPTLRVFSGKYWMTAEPTLAGGLRIITRSDSLYGEDLTVPADLPGRLDDAYGQTITYNATGPAGEPLRVAASMKSLPGRTTPVVFFAAIDRSNVDVDTRQFATLTWVALLILGFILVSAVFIQVQVGLRPLYDLRNEIAAVRHGQAARIERSYPLEIQPLAEQVNRLLDHNQEVVERQRTHVGNLAHALKTPISVMLAEAGTAEGSLPELVRRQTRVMQGQVDHHLRRARAAARAAHGLGETTPVPEVLDELAVMIEQVFRDKGAEIDWRAPDDLAFLGERQDLQEILGNLIENAAKFSTRRVRVSAGENGLGQMVVVVEDDGPGLPADQRETVMKRGARLDESAPGSGLGLSIVEDLTRAYGGRLTLGDSDMGGLKVVLELPAAHAARA, from the coding sequence ATGACCGAAGCAGGGGCTGGGGCGCGGCGGACGCCGCCCGGCGGCTGGGGCCGCTGGTTCGGGCGGCCGGGCAGGTCGCTGACGCGGCGGCTGATCTGGCTGGCCGCCGGCTGGATTCTGCTGGCCCTGGTGGCGACCGGTTTCGTCCTGACCAACCAGTTCCAGGAATCGGCCCTGCGCCGCCTGGGCAATGTACTGAGCGAGACCACCGACGAACTGGTGGTGCGCACGGTGACGGCGAGCGGCAAGGTTCTGACGCCCCAGATCATGGACGCCCCCACCCTGCGGGTGTTTTCGGGCAAGTACTGGATGACGGCCGAGCCGACTTTGGCCGGGGGGCTGCGGATCATCACCCGCTCGGACTCGCTGTACGGCGAGGACCTGACGGTGCCGGCGGACCTGCCGGGGCGGCTGGACGACGCCTACGGCCAGACCATCACCTATAACGCCACAGGCCCGGCAGGCGAGCCGCTGCGGGTGGCGGCCAGCATGAAGTCCCTGCCGGGACGGACCACGCCGGTGGTCTTCTTCGCCGCCATCGACCGGTCCAACGTCGATGTGGACACCCGGCAGTTCGCCACCCTGACCTGGGTCGCCCTGCTGATCCTGGGCTTCATCCTGGTGTCGGCGGTCTTCATTCAGGTTCAGGTCGGCTTGCGGCCCCTGTATGACCTGCGCAACGAGATCGCGGCCGTGCGCCACGGCCAGGCGGCGCGGATCGAACGGTCCTATCCGCTGGAGATCCAGCCCCTGGCCGAACAGGTCAACCGGCTGCTGGACCATAACCAGGAGGTGGTCGAGCGCCAGCGCACCCATGTCGGCAACCTGGCCCATGCGCTGAAGACCCCGATCTCGGTCATGCTGGCCGAGGCCGGGACCGCCGAAGGCTCGCTGCCCGAACTGGTGCGGCGCCAGACCCGGGTCATGCAGGGCCAGGTCGACCACCATCTGCGCCGCGCCCGCGCCGCCGCCCGCGCCGCCCACGGCCTGGGCGAGACCACGCCGGTGCCCGAGGTGCTGGACGAGCTGGCGGTCATGATCGAACAGGTCTTCCGCGACAAGGGCGCCGAGATCGACTGGCGCGCGCCCGACGACCTGGCCTTCCTGGGCGAGCGGCAGGACCTGCAGGAGATCCTGGGCAATCTGATCGAGAACGCGGCCAAGTTCAGCACCCGCCGCGTCCGCGTCTCGGCCGGCGAGAACGGCCTGGGCCAGATGGTGGTGGTGGTCGAGGACGACGGCCCCGGCCTGCCCGCCGACCAGCGCGAGACGGTGATGAAGCGCGGCGCCCGGCTGGACGAGAGCGCGCCCGGCTCGGGCCTGGGCCTGTCGATCGTCGAGGACCTGACGCGCGCCTACGGCGGGCGGCTGACCCTGGGCGACAGCGACATGGGCGGGCTGAAGGTCGTGCTGGAGCTGCCGGCGGCTCACGCCGCGCGCGCCTGA